A single Cryomorphaceae bacterium DNA region contains:
- a CDS encoding DUF92 domain-containing protein, whose protein sequence is MSWPLWFGVLLAAAALLTALGEITARQGWISLFAARKGVHITVAICCALAVEILPASTWFTGAVGLIVLFLWYSVRKQWFSIDQVDGRRSWGIFYFGLSYFFLLLLFGQQSPFTVMLGMAVMGLADSVAALIGKMLPNPSLTLGRETKSWAGSAVFFIITGFLLFSLTRDRPGMDGSDYSALSMVALVFWLTVVENSAGKGTDNLSVPLLFGWVYATMMEGGESSLQERFLWVFIPAGLFALLSARIKFLTRDGAISAASLGILLYTYGGWNYVVPILIFFLTGSLLSRLLNPTANGVEKSGARDSWQVLANGGVPALGLFWGYYTGQQSLGFILFAAALASVTADTWSTEIGMRFGGTPRHILNGKKMAKGLSGGVTLAGFLGALFGASLIATVVYWLNPDIPVLWIIALGFAGSILDSIAGVFQAKYQAKDSELWSEKRQENGIQISGVSWWTNDLVNAFSALIILLFSALLFGGAG, encoded by the coding sequence ATGAGTTGGCCGCTTTGGTTTGGGGTGCTTCTTGCCGCCGCCGCACTGCTTACCGCACTTGGTGAAATCACTGCACGTCAGGGATGGATTTCCCTGTTTGCCGCGCGCAAAGGAGTGCACATCACTGTGGCCATCTGCTGCGCTTTGGCCGTGGAAATCTTGCCCGCGAGCACTTGGTTTACCGGTGCCGTAGGTCTCATTGTTCTTTTCTTGTGGTACAGCGTTCGGAAACAGTGGTTCTCCATCGATCAAGTCGACGGTCGAAGAAGTTGGGGGATTTTCTACTTCGGTCTCAGCTATTTTTTCTTACTCCTTCTTTTCGGACAACAGTCTCCATTCACTGTAATGCTCGGCATGGCTGTTATGGGGCTTGCCGATTCTGTGGCCGCGCTCATCGGTAAAATGCTCCCCAATCCGTCCCTAACCCTCGGCAGAGAAACGAAAAGCTGGGCGGGAAGTGCAGTCTTTTTCATCATTACTGGATTTCTTCTGTTTTCGCTGACCCGCGATCGTCCGGGTATGGATGGCTCGGACTATTCTGCGCTCTCGATGGTTGCCTTGGTCTTTTGGTTGACCGTGGTGGAAAACAGTGCCGGAAAAGGAACCGATAATCTAAGCGTTCCGCTCTTGTTCGGATGGGTCTACGCAACTATGATGGAGGGCGGTGAATCTTCCCTTCAAGAGCGTTTCTTGTGGGTATTTATACCGGCAGGTTTATTTGCGCTATTGTCTGCGCGAATAAAGTTTTTAACCCGAGATGGAGCTATTTCTGCAGCTTCATTGGGCATCCTTCTGTATACCTATGGAGGCTGGAACTATGTGGTGCCCATCCTCATCTTCTTTTTGACTGGATCACTACTAAGTCGTTTGCTGAATCCAACAGCGAATGGCGTTGAAAAAAGTGGAGCGCGAGACTCCTGGCAAGTGCTGGCCAATGGCGGGGTTCCAGCTTTGGGGTTATTTTGGGGATACTACACCGGGCAGCAGTCCCTTGGTTTTATTTTGTTCGCCGCAGCGCTAGCCTCGGTTACCGCTGATACGTGGTCGACTGAAATTGGGATGCGTTTTGGCGGAACGCCCAGACATATTCTCAACGGGAAAAAGATGGCCAAAGGATTGAGTGGCGGTGTAACCCTAGCGGGCTTTCTAGGGGCCTTGTTCGGGGCCTCATTGATTGCTACGGTCGTCTATTGGCTCAATCCGGATATACCTGTGCTTTGGATCATCGCCCTTGGGTTCGCGGGGTCCATTCTGGACTCCATAGCCGGAGTTTTTCAGGCCAAGTATCAGGCGAAAGACAGCGAGCTATGGTCCGAAAAACGTCAGGAAAACGGGATTCAGATTTCTGGAGTTTCCTGGTGGACGAATGACCTGGTCAACGCCTTCAGCGCCTTGATCATTCTTTTATTTTCCGCTCTACTCTTTGGAGGAGCTGGGTGA
- a CDS encoding 3-hydroxyanthranilate 3,4-dioxygenase → MAIKAPFNLFQWIEENRDLLKPPVGNKNLYVESGDYIVMIVGGPNARKDYHYNETEELFFQLEGDITVYIQEDGKKREVKIREGEMFLLPGKIPHSPVRPAGSVGLVIERKREPHHKDGLMWFSDTANAKLYEEYFHLTNIEKDFLPVFRRFYSDEKLRTCPETGEVMEVDERFV, encoded by the coding sequence ATGGCCATCAAAGCACCCTTCAATTTGTTTCAGTGGATCGAGGAGAATCGCGACCTGTTGAAGCCACCCGTGGGGAATAAAAACCTCTATGTAGAGTCGGGTGATTACATCGTCATGATTGTGGGAGGGCCCAATGCGCGCAAGGATTACCACTACAATGAGACCGAAGAGCTCTTCTTTCAATTGGAAGGAGACATCACGGTGTACATCCAAGAGGACGGTAAAAAACGCGAGGTGAAAATTCGAGAGGGAGAAATGTTTTTACTCCCTGGGAAGATTCCCCATTCACCGGTGCGACCAGCCGGATCGGTTGGCTTGGTGATTGAGCGCAAACGCGAGCCGCACCACAAGGATGGTTTGATGTGGTTCAGCGATACCGCCAATGCCAAGCTGTACGAAGAGTACTTCCACTTGACCAACATCGAAAAGGACTTTCTTCCAGTTTTCCGGCGCTTCTACTCCGATGAGAAGTTGCGCACTTGCCCAGAGACGGGAGAAGTGATGGAAGTAGACGAGCGCTTCGTTTAA
- a CDS encoding tetratricopeptide repeat protein: MAKKSAAKGRKKKQGSASEPKKSLPLGPLVGLPILIIALTWIAYSGIGEYDWVNFDDPPYVYENGYVVGGQFSEVWKPRSFVMGNYHPLTMWTLARDWAQNPNDPGAFHRSNVFYHILAALFVYFFFWRLTGSWFIGGFTGLVFAVHPMHVESVAWVAARKDQLMALFFFAALLSYLYYLEDQKRRWIWYGLTLVLFLGSMMSKAMAAPFPVVLLLVDFYRGRSFKLPTWLEKLPFFAVSFVLGYWAIIAQRSADALTMESFPLSEKIFFAGNSTILYLVKFLAPFKLSVFYPYPEGGVPFTFYLTTLLAVALGIGAIVTARKTKVFLFGFGFFILMVALVLQLLSVGAAMMADRYTYIPYVGLAFMLGVGLERINALRPRVGWVLGGVMVLAFTGLTRDRVPAWENTVTLFTDVIEKYPNVPVAYNNRGKYYGFQEQDYERAFADLNKSVEVDPEYPNAYVNRGNVYSMRKEYQKAMKDYDRALELRPTYYDALTNRAITNALLGNYESSLADYGRALEIQPNNAQIYFNRGYTYFQMRDWDASYTDYNKALQLNPSNGQAYYYRSMVESQRGNLDAARRDVRTARARGFAVPDSYARQLGL, from the coding sequence ATGGCGAAGAAAAGTGCAGCTAAGGGTCGAAAAAAGAAGCAGGGTTCAGCTTCAGAACCCAAAAAATCCTTGCCTTTAGGGCCTCTTGTGGGCTTACCCATCTTGATCATCGCTCTGACTTGGATTGCCTACAGTGGTATCGGCGAATACGACTGGGTCAATTTCGATGACCCTCCCTATGTTTATGAAAACGGATATGTCGTTGGCGGCCAATTTTCTGAGGTATGGAAACCCCGCTCTTTTGTCATGGGAAACTACCACCCTCTGACGATGTGGACCTTGGCTCGGGACTGGGCTCAGAACCCAAATGATCCAGGTGCCTTTCACCGTTCCAATGTATTCTACCACATTCTTGCGGCGCTCTTTGTGTATTTCTTCTTTTGGAGACTTACAGGCTCTTGGTTCATCGGAGGATTTACCGGATTGGTCTTCGCGGTTCATCCCATGCACGTGGAATCAGTGGCCTGGGTAGCGGCCCGGAAGGATCAGCTCATGGCGCTGTTCTTTTTTGCCGCCTTACTGTCCTATCTCTATTACTTGGAGGATCAAAAACGAAGGTGGATCTGGTATGGTTTAACTCTGGTGCTTTTCCTTGGCTCCATGATGAGCAAAGCCATGGCAGCTCCCTTTCCTGTCGTACTCTTACTCGTTGATTTCTACCGAGGGAGAAGCTTCAAATTGCCCACGTGGTTGGAAAAACTACCCTTCTTTGCCGTCTCTTTTGTCCTGGGGTATTGGGCGATCATTGCACAGCGCAGTGCTGATGCACTCACCATGGAAAGTTTTCCGCTGTCCGAAAAAATCTTCTTTGCGGGTAACTCGACCATTCTTTATCTGGTCAAGTTCCTAGCCCCATTCAAGTTGAGCGTCTTTTATCCTTATCCGGAAGGAGGAGTCCCCTTCACATTTTACTTGACTACCCTTTTGGCTGTTGCCCTTGGCATCGGTGCTATAGTGACCGCGCGCAAAACCAAGGTGTTCCTCTTTGGCTTTGGCTTTTTCATTCTTATGGTCGCTCTAGTGCTCCAGCTGTTGTCTGTAGGTGCGGCCATGATGGCCGATCGCTATACCTACATCCCGTACGTCGGATTGGCCTTTATGTTGGGTGTTGGATTGGAGCGAATCAATGCGCTGCGGCCTCGTGTAGGTTGGGTTCTTGGTGGAGTCATGGTTTTGGCCTTCACGGGCTTGACTCGAGACCGGGTTCCGGCATGGGAGAATACGGTTACACTGTTTACTGATGTCATTGAAAAGTACCCGAATGTTCCAGTCGCCTACAACAACCGAGGAAAGTATTATGGCTTTCAAGAACAGGATTACGAGCGGGCTTTTGCGGACCTCAATAAGTCGGTTGAAGTAGACCCGGAATACCCCAATGCTTACGTCAACCGAGGCAATGTCTACAGTATGCGCAAGGAGTACCAGAAGGCGATGAAGGACTACGATCGCGCATTGGAACTTCGTCCCACCTATTACGACGCGCTGACGAATCGAGCCATTACCAATGCCCTATTGGGAAATTACGAATCCTCTCTTGCCGATTATGGTCGTGCCTTGGAGATTCAACCCAACAATGCTCAAATTTACTTCAACCGAGGCTATACCTACTTTCAAATGCGCGATTGGGATGCTTCCTATACAGACTACAATAAAGCGCTTCAACTAAACCCTTCAAATGGGCAGGCCTATTACTACCGATCCATGGTCGAATCCCAGCGAGGTAATTTGGATGCCGCGCGTCGAGATGTACGAACCGCTCGGGCGAGAGGTTTCGCTGTTCCAGACTCCTACGCAAGACAGTTGGGGCTTTAG
- the hisC gene encoding histidinol-phosphate transaminase encodes MINIPENIEQLKSYKPGKPLEEIIQEYGLTKTAILWNNENNLGASPLAVQAMSEAATDSNYYPDPACRELRTAIAQRVGQQMENIIVGNGSESVFNYMLGAFFSPGDELLTSEGTFVAIYIWAQANNVPCKTVAMTSAYGFDLRAIQEAISDKTKVIYLSNPNNPTGAMIREDELRTFLKEIPEHILVVVDEAYFEYATSLSREYPDSTRLNHPNLITLRTFSKAYGIAGVRIGYGIGPEALIEPLMKVKLTFEPSNVAQAAGIGALKDEAFLEESVRLNQEGMTFFREAFDRLGLAHYPSTGNFVMIDFGTPEEVQRIFQALMKKGVFVRPLTAFRLPHCLRITIGLPEENEFCVEMLEEVLRTDEVAL; translated from the coding sequence ATGATCAACATTCCCGAGAACATCGAGCAGTTGAAGTCGTACAAACCCGGCAAACCGCTCGAAGAAATCATCCAGGAATACGGACTTACGAAAACGGCCATTCTTTGGAACAACGAGAACAACTTGGGCGCTTCACCTTTGGCCGTCCAAGCGATGTCGGAAGCAGCTACTGATTCCAACTATTATCCCGATCCCGCTTGCCGAGAACTGAGAACCGCTATTGCCCAGCGCGTCGGTCAGCAGATGGAAAACATCATTGTCGGGAATGGTTCAGAAAGTGTATTTAATTATATGCTGGGCGCCTTCTTTAGTCCCGGAGACGAATTACTCACCAGCGAAGGAACCTTCGTGGCCATTTATATTTGGGCACAGGCCAATAATGTGCCCTGCAAAACCGTAGCCATGACCTCGGCATACGGTTTTGATCTCAGGGCTATTCAGGAAGCCATTTCCGATAAAACCAAAGTGATCTATTTGAGCAACCCCAACAACCCAACGGGGGCCATGATCCGAGAGGACGAACTCAGGACTTTCTTAAAGGAGATTCCGGAACACATCCTCGTGGTGGTGGATGAAGCCTATTTCGAATACGCTACATCTCTGAGCCGTGAATACCCCGATTCCACCCGCTTGAACCACCCCAACCTCATCACTTTGCGCACCTTTAGCAAAGCCTATGGCATCGCTGGCGTGCGTATTGGATACGGTATTGGACCGGAGGCTTTGATAGAGCCCTTGATGAAGGTCAAACTGACTTTTGAGCCCTCAAATGTGGCCCAGGCCGCAGGAATAGGTGCATTGAAAGACGAGGCCTTTCTCGAGGAAAGCGTGCGGCTAAATCAAGAGGGCATGACCTTTTTTAGAGAAGCCTTTGACCGGCTGGGCCTCGCGCATTACCCCTCCACCGGAAACTTTGTGATGATCGATTTCGGTACACCCGAAGAGGTCCAGCGCATCTTTCAGGCGCTCATGAAAAAAGGTGTTTTTGTCCGCCCTTTGACGGCATTCCGCCTTCCACACTGCCTGAGAATAACGATTGGACTTCCCGAGGAAAACGAATTCTGTGTTGAAATGCTTGAAGAGGTCCTACGGACCGATGAAGTCGCCCTCTAG
- a CDS encoding homogentisate phytyltransferase: protein MKYLSIAYRFSRPHTIMGSTLSTLALYFMAAYPVAWPTGQNDVLIWTLLSALACNLYIVGLNQLTDIDIDRQNKPHLPLASGEMSASTARWIISVSGILTLLFGLLAGYTMLVLVLVVGALGTAYSLPPLKFKKNHFFAALSITLVRGVLVNILMFLHFRWELWSEWGLPSFMWPLILLMILFSVGIAWFKDIPDVEGDQNHDIGTVAVKRGVRWAFRGAISLVSLAYLTLILWAGVGLKSYNTDLMAVWHALALLLFWLVAYTTNPFKKVSVTRFYRAYWILFFLEYIIYPLGLL, encoded by the coding sequence ATGAAGTATTTGAGTATTGCCTATCGGTTTAGTCGGCCACATACCATCATGGGCAGTACCCTCAGCACGCTGGCCCTTTATTTCATGGCGGCCTATCCGGTTGCGTGGCCAACAGGACAGAACGATGTGTTGATCTGGACCTTACTTTCCGCCCTAGCGTGCAACCTGTACATCGTCGGGTTGAATCAATTGACCGATATCGATATTGATCGTCAAAACAAACCACACCTACCTCTAGCATCCGGAGAAATGAGCGCCTCTACGGCGCGATGGATTATTTCCGTGAGCGGAATTCTGACCCTGCTGTTCGGACTTTTAGCCGGGTATACGATGCTCGTTTTGGTCCTTGTGGTAGGAGCTTTGGGAACGGCGTATTCTCTTCCCCCACTGAAGTTCAAGAAGAACCACTTCTTTGCCGCCCTGAGCATTACGCTTGTCCGTGGTGTATTGGTCAACATACTCATGTTCCTCCATTTTCGATGGGAGCTGTGGTCTGAATGGGGTCTACCATCCTTCATGTGGCCCTTGATTTTGCTGATGATCCTATTCAGTGTCGGAATTGCCTGGTTCAAAGACATTCCAGATGTTGAGGGTGATCAGAACCATGATATCGGCACCGTTGCCGTGAAGCGAGGAGTTCGGTGGGCCTTTAGAGGAGCAATATCACTGGTTTCGTTGGCTTATTTGACCCTTATTTTGTGGGCTGGTGTCGGGTTGAAATCCTACAACACTGACCTTATGGCGGTATGGCACGCCCTTGCCCTTTTGCTTTTTTGGCTCGTTGCCTACACGACAAATCCTTTCAAGAAGGTAAGTGTCACTCGTTTTTATCGTGCCTATTGGATTCTGTTCTTCCTTGAATACATCATCTACCCCCTAGGTCTGCTTTGA
- a CDS encoding class I SAM-dependent methyltransferase, translating to MKRIHLFEFEDQSWWPRSWRTGMTHLIVVLQKMLGVPEVISELLAEVREQHGFDQIVDIGSGSGGAIMPAVKQYNEQNMDAPLKLTLTDLNPHPDFVTEINGQNDPNVQYRSESTDARHLEQAPEGLKTMMNSFHHMPPPVAKDILLSAQEAKQPILIYEMAENKVPLLLWWLFLPLGLLILFLMTWFMTPAVKPLTAKQLLFTYLIPVIPIGYAWDGQVSNVRMYTESDLDELLDGHQSDAYTWSYERPKNKKGKSVGYYILGMPKA from the coding sequence ATGAAACGAATACACCTATTCGAATTTGAAGACCAAAGCTGGTGGCCTCGCTCCTGGCGCACGGGAATGACCCACCTCATCGTAGTCCTACAAAAAATGCTCGGTGTTCCCGAAGTGATCTCAGAGCTCCTCGCCGAAGTGAGAGAACAACATGGCTTTGACCAGATCGTGGACATCGGGTCGGGTTCCGGTGGTGCCATCATGCCAGCGGTGAAGCAATACAATGAGCAGAATATGGACGCACCATTGAAGCTGACCCTGACCGACCTCAATCCGCATCCTGATTTTGTGACCGAAATCAATGGTCAAAACGACCCCAACGTACAGTATCGCTCGGAATCCACGGATGCTCGGCACTTGGAGCAAGCGCCCGAAGGACTGAAAACCATGATGAACAGTTTTCACCACATGCCTCCACCGGTGGCCAAGGATATTCTGTTGAGCGCACAAGAGGCCAAGCAACCCATTCTCATCTATGAAATGGCGGAAAACAAAGTGCCGCTTCTGCTTTGGTGGTTGTTTTTGCCCTTGGGACTTCTGATCCTCTTCCTCATGACTTGGTTCATGACCCCAGCCGTGAAACCGCTGACCGCAAAGCAGCTTCTTTTCACTTATTTAATTCCCGTCATCCCGATCGGTTACGCTTGGGACGGACAAGTGTCGAACGTGCGCATGTACACCGAGAGCGATCTCGATGAACTGCTCGATGGGCACCAAAGTGATGCATACACTTGGAGCTATGAGCGTCCTAAAAACAAAAAAGGTAAATCAGTAGGCTACTACATTTTGGGCATGCCCAAGGCTTAA
- a CDS encoding amidohydrolase, with product MHTHILPLDIPDFHHKFGYGDFIKLEMTQTGNARMMKGGEFFREIKPNCWDEDLRMNEYAEFQTQVQVVCTIPVMFSYWAKPEHCLETSRFLNDHIADLVARYPKNYIGLGTLPMQDAALSVQELKRCKEIGLVGVQIGSNINNHNLDEEQFYPIWAAAEELGMAVLVHPWEMMGFDQMRKYWLPWLVGMPGETSRAICSMIFGGIFEKFPGLRVNFAHAGGSFLPTIGRVEHGFNCRPDLVAIDNDKPPRDYLGKFWVDCITHDEKMLHYVLDMVGSKRVTLGSDYPFPLGDLEIGKFIEDGDFDATTVDDIFCNATMEWLDLDKNNFT from the coding sequence ATGCACACGCATATCCTTCCTTTAGACATACCCGATTTTCACCACAAGTTTGGCTATGGCGATTTCATCAAACTGGAGATGACGCAAACGGGAAATGCCCGGATGATGAAAGGCGGTGAGTTCTTTCGGGAAATCAAACCGAACTGTTGGGACGAAGATTTGCGGATGAACGAGTACGCGGAATTTCAGACCCAAGTCCAAGTGGTTTGTACCATCCCCGTCATGTTCAGCTACTGGGCCAAGCCGGAGCACTGCCTGGAAACGAGTCGCTTTCTGAACGATCACATCGCGGATTTGGTGGCGCGCTACCCCAAGAACTACATCGGTCTCGGAACCCTGCCCATGCAAGATGCAGCCCTGTCGGTTCAGGAGTTGAAGCGATGTAAGGAAATCGGATTGGTCGGGGTGCAAATCGGGTCCAACATCAACAATCACAATTTGGATGAGGAGCAGTTCTACCCCATTTGGGCAGCGGCTGAGGAATTGGGGATGGCCGTTTTGGTGCACCCTTGGGAAATGATGGGTTTTGATCAGATGCGGAAATACTGGCTGCCTTGGCTGGTCGGAATGCCGGGCGAAACGTCGCGCGCTATTTGCTCCATGATTTTCGGTGGTATTTTCGAGAAATTCCCTGGACTGCGCGTGAATTTTGCCCACGCGGGCGGAAGCTTTCTACCGACCATTGGACGGGTCGAACACGGCTTCAATTGCCGCCCCGACTTGGTGGCCATTGACAACGACAAACCCCCTCGCGATTACCTCGGAAAGTTCTGGGTCGACTGCATCACGCACGACGAGAAAATGCTGCACTACGTCTTGGACATGGTGGGCTCCAAGCGTGTGACCTTGGGATCTGATTACCCCTTCCCACTCGGGGATCTGGAAATCGGGAAATTCATTGAAGACGGAGACTTTGATGCGACGACGGTAGACGATATCTTCTGCAACGCCACCATGGAGTGGCTTGATTTGGATAAAAACAACTTCACGTAA
- a CDS encoding tetratricopeptide repeat protein: MSRIVTILAILWSTWAYAQSAQELGEIMRISDSLTRYHPQEFIQDWGSLENRPVGASDSLWAQFRIQLGYAYFYTGSLDSALSQFQTAVDLIQEGPERARMYNNIGAVLTRMERPREALMSYQNSLELRREFSDSVGTAKTLNNMGVLLRKTGDYQEAQRITWEAIGIYEALRDTYLLGETYNNLGLIYKEQQRVDSAKFLFETALEYKIIGGNKRSLASTYLNLGILNHEAFEYEQAEVRYRRAVQLRAQIGDQYGLTSALGNLAELYIDLERPQEAEEILNELLELVRAQNYKPFEARTLKGLARVYEMQRLDAKAYEFLKAGYIIQDSINDADERAEIKKMQVQFERDQVVMENERLRLQGELQETELRNQNRVRRIYIALIALLVFFGLVIGSLYRRQRQLNAKLKLSDQRYRELSNAPFIAIYLARNGTILESNSEFERLIGSPSPASLQEKDLLSYSFESSRTKGLINPIKGGLPIPVDVYHKRVELSDGPARIVALRDRREQERAEQAMVRATEEAMASERSKTEFLANMSHEIRTPMNGIIAAVDLLKKSEDKKKGAELIDLIEASTHDLMQTLNDILDLSKVEAGKVELEHELFDLKKAFSQSFTLFQFKAEQKGLEFGLIFEGDLPAHVIGDALRLRQVAGNFLSNAVKFTEQGSVHMLVRGEHISDRRWRIHCEVVDSGIGIDEKQAEQIFEKFNQADSSTTREFGGSGLGLAIARSLSELMGGGVEVESEPGEGSTFRFWIEVDEAESSVEESGRTDESSDSAIFQGPVLVAEDNPVNQKIIEMALKNLGIEHRICSDGKAVLDAYMAGAYRVVLMDIQMPVMDGLEAHDRIRAFEFEQAMDPAYVVAMTANVMKEDRDRYKEQGLNDFLGKPFNLGQLTQLLQRVERKIKE; the protein is encoded by the coding sequence ATGTCTCGAATCGTCACGATTTTAGCCATTCTTTGGTCCACGTGGGCCTACGCACAATCCGCCCAGGAACTGGGGGAAATCATGCGTATTTCAGATTCGCTAACGCGGTATCATCCACAGGAATTCATTCAGGATTGGGGGAGCCTCGAAAATCGCCCCGTAGGGGCAAGCGACAGTCTTTGGGCCCAATTCCGAATACAATTGGGATATGCCTATTTCTACACGGGATCCTTAGACAGTGCATTGAGTCAATTTCAAACGGCCGTTGATTTAATTCAAGAGGGACCAGAGCGCGCTCGGATGTACAACAACATCGGCGCCGTGCTGACTCGAATGGAACGGCCGAGGGAGGCCTTGATGTCCTATCAGAATTCTTTGGAACTCAGAAGGGAGTTCAGTGACTCGGTTGGTACGGCCAAGACCTTGAATAATATGGGGGTGCTTCTTCGTAAGACCGGGGACTATCAAGAAGCTCAAAGGATTACTTGGGAGGCTATTGGAATATACGAGGCCCTTCGGGATACCTACTTGCTGGGAGAAACCTACAACAATTTAGGTCTGATCTATAAGGAACAGCAGCGGGTTGACTCGGCGAAGTTTTTGTTTGAAACGGCGCTGGAATACAAGATCATCGGTGGAAATAAGCGGTCTTTGGCCAGCACCTATTTGAATCTGGGCATCCTGAACCACGAGGCGTTTGAGTATGAACAGGCCGAAGTGAGGTATCGAAGAGCTGTGCAGCTCCGAGCACAAATAGGTGATCAGTATGGGCTCACTTCAGCTTTGGGGAACCTCGCGGAACTCTACATAGACTTAGAACGACCACAGGAGGCCGAAGAAATTCTCAATGAGCTACTCGAACTGGTACGCGCACAGAATTATAAACCCTTCGAAGCACGAACTCTTAAGGGTTTGGCTAGAGTATATGAAATGCAGCGTCTCGACGCCAAGGCCTATGAATTCTTGAAGGCGGGATACATTATCCAAGACAGCATCAACGACGCGGACGAAAGAGCTGAAATCAAAAAGATGCAGGTTCAATTTGAGCGGGATCAGGTGGTCATGGAGAATGAACGACTCAGGCTTCAAGGCGAGCTCCAAGAAACCGAACTCAGAAATCAGAATCGCGTTCGGCGCATATACATTGCCTTGATCGCCTTGTTGGTTTTCTTTGGCCTCGTCATTGGATCGCTTTATCGTCGTCAGCGGCAACTCAATGCTAAACTCAAGCTTTCTGATCAGCGTTATAGAGAACTTTCCAACGCACCATTCATTGCCATCTACCTGGCGCGAAACGGAACCATTCTCGAGAGTAATTCGGAGTTTGAACGTTTGATTGGTTCGCCATCACCAGCGAGTCTTCAAGAAAAAGATTTGTTGAGCTATTCCTTTGAGTCTTCAAGGACCAAGGGACTCATAAACCCGATTAAAGGAGGATTGCCCATCCCCGTGGATGTCTACCACAAGCGTGTAGAACTGAGTGATGGGCCAGCTCGAATCGTGGCGCTCCGGGACCGCCGTGAGCAAGAACGGGCTGAACAGGCCATGGTCCGTGCTACCGAAGAAGCCATGGCCTCTGAGCGGTCAAAGACGGAGTTCTTGGCCAACATGAGTCATGAAATTCGCACACCCATGAACGGGATAATCGCTGCCGTTGATTTACTTAAAAAGAGCGAAGACAAAAAGAAAGGTGCGGAGTTGATTGATTTGATCGAAGCCTCCACCCATGACCTGATGCAAACCCTGAATGACATTTTGGATTTGAGTAAGGTGGAAGCCGGGAAAGTAGAGCTGGAGCATGAGTTGTTTGATTTGAAAAAGGCCTTCTCACAGTCCTTTACGCTGTTCCAGTTTAAGGCCGAACAAAAGGGGCTTGAATTTGGCCTCATTTTCGAAGGCGATCTTCCTGCCCATGTGATTGGCGACGCGTTGCGCTTGCGGCAAGTAGCGGGGAACTTCTTGAGCAATGCGGTCAAGTTTACAGAGCAGGGATCTGTCCATATGTTGGTACGCGGTGAGCACATATCGGACCGTCGTTGGCGCATACACTGCGAGGTCGTTGACTCGGGAATCGGTATTGACGAAAAGCAGGCAGAGCAGATTTTTGAAAAGTTCAATCAGGCTGATTCGTCGACCACTAGAGAATTCGGAGGAAGTGGTCTGGGCTTGGCCATCGCCCGATCACTGAGTGAGCTTATGGGTGGGGGAGTAGAAGTCGAGTCCGAACCTGGGGAGGGCTCAACATTCCGCTTTTGGATAGAAGTGGATGAGGCGGAAAGCAGCGTTGAAGAATCGGGAAGAACAGATGAATCCAGTGATAGCGCAATCTTCCAGGGCCCTGTTCTCGTTGCCGAGGACAACCCCGTCAATCAAAAGATTATTGAAATGGCGCTCAAAAATCTTGGAATTGAACATCGAATTTGCAGCGATGGAAAGGCTGTATTGGACGCCTACATGGCCGGCGCGTACCGAGTGGTACTCATGGACATTCAAATGCCCGTTATGGATGGACTAGAAGCCCATGATCGCATACGTGCATTCGAGTTTGAACAAGCCATGGATCCGGCCTACGTGGTCGCTATGACGGCCAATGTCATGAAAGAAGATCGAGATCGCTACAAGGAACAAGGCTTGAACGATTTCCTGGGAAAGCCCTTCAACTTAGGCCAACTCACCCAGCTCCTCCAAAGAGTAGAGCGGAAAATAAAAGAATGA